The sequence ACTGTCTCGAGTACCGATGTTTGACGGGGTTGGTGATACCGTTCAGCAATTTGTGTTTAGCAATTTTGTTCCTACAGCGGGTGAGGCAATTCAGCACACCTTAAATGAGTTTATTGCCAATACAGGTAAGATGACGTCGATTGGATTGATCTTTCTGTTTGTGGCAGCGGTATTGTTGATTTCAGCAATTGATAAGAATCTGAATTACATTTGGCGAGTGCGCAAGAAGCGCCGCACCGTGTATTCATTGTCGATTTATTGGATGGTATTGACCTTAGGCCCAATCTTAATGGGCACTAGCTTAGTGTTTTCTTCTTACATCGCCTCACTCAAAGTGTGGAGTGAAGATACCGTCCATCTGGTGTACGGTTTGCTACCGATTATTTTTTCTTTCATCGCATTCTTTGGGCTTTATCTATTAGTGCCTAATATTAAGGTTCGCTTTAATCATGCGCTGGCGGGCGCATTAGTGGCAGGCTGCTTGTTTGAAGTCAGTAAAAAGCTGTTTGCTTATTATGTGTCGCAGTTTCCATCGTATCAGTTAATTTATGGCGCTTTAGCCGCTGTACCTTTGCTCTTTATGTGGATCTATCTGTGTTGGATGATCGTATTAATCGGTGCGGAAATTACCGCAAGTCTTGGTGAAGATGAAGTTTGGCGAGTGGATAAGCCATTTGATATGAGCTCATTTTTGCATTACCAAAATATATTAATGAGAAAAAGGATTCGACGTGATAGCTCTGATACAGAGAGTGAGTGAAGCGGCCGTAAAGGTCGATGGTGAAGTGGTGGGTGAGATTGGCAAAGGCTTGCTGGTATTGCTCGGAGTTGAAAAAGACGATGACGAAGCCAAAGCTAAGCGCTTAATGGAGCGCGTCACCACATATCGTGTATTTGGTGATGAGGACGATAAAATGAACCTGAATGTGAAGCAGGTTGATGGTAGCGTGCTAGTGGTTTCTCAATTTACTTTGCCAGCGGATACTAAAAAAGGCACTCGAGCGGGTTTCTCGCGTGGCGCTGCGCCCGATGAAGCGAAGCGACTTTATGAATATTTCTCGGACAGATGCGAAGAAGTGTTGCCCACTGAGCGCGGTCGATTTGCCGCCGATATGAAAGTTTCTTTGGTCAATGATGGACCGGTGACTTTTTGGCTGCAAGTCTAGGGTTGCGCCCCATAACTAATGGATTCAATGGACCTGAAACACTATGTTTAAACTAATTACTCCCAGTACCGAAAATCAATTACAGAAGTATTATCACTTTCGTTGGCAGATGCTACGTGAACCTTGGCAAAGACCAAAAGGCTCCGAAAGAGATGAATACGATGAGTTGAGTCACCACCGCATGATTGTAGACGGTCGAGGTCGCCCTGTGGCGATTGGTCGTTTATATGTGACGGCCGATGATGATGGCCAGATCCGCTATATGGCGGTGAAGAAAAACCGCCAAGGCAAAGGGGTTGGTTCTTTGATTATGGTCGCTCTTGAATCGCTCGCGCGCGAGGAAGGGGTAAAGCGACTGGTGTGTAATGCGCGTGAAGACGCTATTGAGTTTTATCGAAATAATGGCTTTGAAAGTCAGGGCGAATTGAGTGATGAGCGCGGCCCAATGCGTCATCAACAAATGGTTAAAACCATTGACCCTATGGCGAATGTTCTGCGTCGCCCCGATTGGTGTAATGAGTTGCAACGTCGCTGGGAAGAACAAATCCCGATTAGCGATAAAATGGGTATTAAGATCAATCAGTACACAGGATATAAGTTTGAATGTGTGGCGCAGTTAAACCCCAACCTTAATCCTCATAACACTATGTTTGCCGGCTCTGCTTTTACTTTAGCCACTCTGACCGGGTGGGGCATGGCATGGCTACTGATGAAAGAGCGCAATTTGCATGCTGATATTGTGCTAGCGGACAGTAACATACGCTATCGTCACCCCGTCAAAGAAAGCCCTAAAGCCAGTACTTCTTTAGATGGTATTAGCGGCGACTTGGACCGATTAGAGGGTGGTCGCCGTGCCCGAATCATCATTAAAGTGTTTATTTACAGCGGTACTCAAGAGGCGGTTGAGTTTACTGGAACTTACGTACTATTACCTAGCTCTCAGGCTAATGAGACTCTGAGTGTGTAGTGGTTAGCTCGTTACTCTCATCTTCGTTATCCGGTTTGGTACAAGTAACGGCAATATGACTGCGGCCTTTAGGTTGCGCTGAAGAAAAAGAGACGCAGTCGGTGGTCAAGTTAAACATAATAT is a genomic window of Vibrio neonatus containing:
- the dtd gene encoding D-aminoacyl-tRNA deacylase codes for the protein MIALIQRVSEAAVKVDGEVVGEIGKGLLVLLGVEKDDDEAKAKRLMERVTTYRVFGDEDDKMNLNVKQVDGSVLVVSQFTLPADTKKGTRAGFSRGAAPDEAKRLYEYFSDRCEEVLPTERGRFAADMKVSLVNDGPVTFWLQV
- a CDS encoding bifunctional GNAT family N-acetyltransferase/hotdog fold thioesterase, producing the protein MFKLITPSTENQLQKYYHFRWQMLREPWQRPKGSERDEYDELSHHRMIVDGRGRPVAIGRLYVTADDDGQIRYMAVKKNRQGKGVGSLIMVALESLAREEGVKRLVCNAREDAIEFYRNNGFESQGELSDERGPMRHQQMVKTIDPMANVLRRPDWCNELQRRWEEQIPISDKMGIKINQYTGYKFECVAQLNPNLNPHNTMFAGSAFTLATLTGWGMAWLLMKERNLHADIVLADSNIRYRHPVKESPKASTSLDGISGDLDRLEGGRRARIIIKVFIYSGTQEAVEFTGTYVLLPSSQANETLSV
- a CDS encoding virulence factor BrkB family protein translates to MQKIPNLPNFPNWVHVLLHYFSYLYQRAKHDRLPVNAGYMAYITLLSLVPLTTVTLTALSRVPMFDGVGDTVQQFVFSNFVPTAGEAIQHTLNEFIANTGKMTSIGLIFLFVAAVLLISAIDKNLNYIWRVRKKRRTVYSLSIYWMVLTLGPILMGTSLVFSSYIASLKVWSEDTVHLVYGLLPIIFSFIAFFGLYLLVPNIKVRFNHALAGALVAGCLFEVSKKLFAYYVSQFPSYQLIYGALAAVPLLFMWIYLCWMIVLIGAEITASLGEDEVWRVDKPFDMSSFLHYQNILMRKRIRRDSSDTESE